In the genome of Cydia strobilella chromosome Z, ilCydStro3.1, whole genome shotgun sequence, one region contains:
- the LOC134754311 gene encoding kelch domain-containing protein 4 isoform X1 → MGKKKNKNKISGAVKTAAKTEKKMANKLKKELASLGEEDIAQVVAQIEQEEAKRSAAKEKNLHGPPSPRAYASVTPHPINNELIIFGGEYHDGQKTYVYNELIFFNPSSNTWRRVKAPGAPPPRSGHQAVAIPANKGELWVFGGEFTSLSETQFYHYKDLWCYSLAENKWEKVVAWNGPSARSGHRMVQLGRRLVVFGGYTDDGRECRYFDDVYSFCLDTRAWTRLAPSGRGPSPRSACVMVPAGNDELIVYGGFSRAREGRTERALTHADLFRLTARPDGGWAWRALTGGPLAPPPRAQLAAAVNTHSSRAYVFGGVTDVEETEEELVGEMSDDLRMLDLEAGKWHSVTLRSQQPAPRGPAAPLAPLANVHSAPDPVTVVTDEVFTMKLGGAAPAAAVAPGAGAPACARAVPGPCPRMSAMMAVQRSVLYVYGGILEKDEKQFYLSDLYSLDLHKLSEWKTLAPQPPLPEWLGSDSDSDSDSGSDSDQHDSSTQSDQD, encoded by the exons ATgggtaaaaagaaaaataagaataagattAGTGGTGCTGTTAAAACAGCAGCTAAAACAGAGAAAAAAATGGCTAACAAACTTAAAAAAGAACTTGCGAGCTTGGGAGAG GAAGACATAGCTCAAGTTGTTGCCCAGATTGAACAAGAGGAAGCAAAGCGATCAGCTGCTAAAGAAAAGAACTTGCACGGGCCTCCTTCGCCCAGAGCCTACGCTAGTGTGACTCCACACCCCATCAACAATGAGCTTATTATTTTTGGGGGAGAATATCATGATGgtcaaaag ACATATGTGTACAATGAGCTGATTTTCTTCAATCCTTCAAGTAACACGTGGCGCCGCGTGAAGGCGCCAGGGGCTCCGCCACCACGCAGCGGCCACCAGGCGGTTGCCATTCCAGCTAATAA AGGCGAACTATGGGTATTTGGCGGCGAATTCACAAGCTTGTCTGAGACACAATTTTACCATTATAAGGATCTGTGGTGCTACTCCCTCGCCGAGAACAAATGGGAAAag GTAGTTGCGTGGAACGGTCCTTCGGCGCGGTCGGGGCACCGCATGGTGCAACTGGGGCGGCGGCTTGTGGTGTTCGGCGGGTACACGGACGACGGCCGCGAGTGCCGCTACTTCGACGATGTGTACAGCTTCTGTCTAGACACGCGCGCCTGGACCAGGCTGGCGCCCAGCGGCCGCGGGCCCTCGCCGCGCTCCGCCTGCGTCATGGTGCCGGCCGGTAACGATGAG CTGATAGTGTACGGCGGGTTTTCTCGGGCGCGCGAGGGCCGCACGGAGCGAGCGCTGACGCACGCGGACCTGTTCCGGCTGACGGCGCGGCCGGACGGTGGCTGGGCGTGGCGCGCGCTGACCGGCGGGCCgctcgcgccgccgccgcgcgcgcagctcgccgCCGCCGTCAACACACACTCCTCGAGAGCATACGTTTTTGGTGGAGTCACA GACGTAGAAGAGACAGAAGAAGAATTAGTAGGTGAAATGAGTGATGATCTCCGAATGCTTGACTTGGAGGCGGGCAAGTGGCACAGCGTGACACTGCGCAGTCAGCAGCCAGCGCCGCGCGGGCCTGCCGCGCCGCTCGCGCCACTCGCTAACGTTCACTCTGCTCCGGACCCCGTCACAG TGGTAACTGACGAGGTGTTCACAATGAAGCTGGGCGGCGCAGCGCCGGCCGCCGCCGTGGCCCCCGGCGCCGGCGCGCCGgcctgcgcgcgcgccgtgcCCGGCCCGTGCCCGCGCATGTCAGCCATGATGGCCGTGCAACGATCCGTTCTCTACGTCTACGGTGGAATCCTAGAAAAAGATGAAAAACAATTCTACCTGTCTGATTTGTATAGTTTAG ACTTGCACAAGCTAAGCGAGTGGAAGACGCTCGCGCCGCAGCCGCCGCTGCCCGAATGGCTCGGCTCAGACTCAGACTCCGACTCGGACTCCGGCAGCGACTCCGACCAACACGATTCCTCCACTCAATCTGATCAAGATTAA
- the LOC134754311 gene encoding kelch domain-containing protein 4 isoform X2 produces MSLLFLGENIMMVKRGELWVFGGEFTSLSETQFYHYKDLWCYSLAENKWEKVVAWNGPSARSGHRMVQLGRRLVVFGGYTDDGRECRYFDDVYSFCLDTRAWTRLAPSGRGPSPRSACVMVPAGNDELIVYGGFSRAREGRTERALTHADLFRLTARPDGGWAWRALTGGPLAPPPRAQLAAAVNTHSSRAYVFGGVTDVEETEEELVGEMSDDLRMLDLEAGKWHSVTLRSQQPAPRGPAAPLAPLANVHSAPDPVTVVTDEVFTMKLGGAAPAAAVAPGAGAPACARAVPGPCPRMSAMMAVQRSVLYVYGGILEKDEKQFYLSDLYSLDLHKLSEWKTLAPQPPLPEWLGSDSDSDSDSGSDSDQHDSSTQSDQD; encoded by the exons ATGAGCTTATTATTTTTGGGGGAGAATATCATGATGgtcaaaag AGGCGAACTATGGGTATTTGGCGGCGAATTCACAAGCTTGTCTGAGACACAATTTTACCATTATAAGGATCTGTGGTGCTACTCCCTCGCCGAGAACAAATGGGAAAag GTAGTTGCGTGGAACGGTCCTTCGGCGCGGTCGGGGCACCGCATGGTGCAACTGGGGCGGCGGCTTGTGGTGTTCGGCGGGTACACGGACGACGGCCGCGAGTGCCGCTACTTCGACGATGTGTACAGCTTCTGTCTAGACACGCGCGCCTGGACCAGGCTGGCGCCCAGCGGCCGCGGGCCCTCGCCGCGCTCCGCCTGCGTCATGGTGCCGGCCGGTAACGATGAG CTGATAGTGTACGGCGGGTTTTCTCGGGCGCGCGAGGGCCGCACGGAGCGAGCGCTGACGCACGCGGACCTGTTCCGGCTGACGGCGCGGCCGGACGGTGGCTGGGCGTGGCGCGCGCTGACCGGCGGGCCgctcgcgccgccgccgcgcgcgcagctcgccgCCGCCGTCAACACACACTCCTCGAGAGCATACGTTTTTGGTGGAGTCACA GACGTAGAAGAGACAGAAGAAGAATTAGTAGGTGAAATGAGTGATGATCTCCGAATGCTTGACTTGGAGGCGGGCAAGTGGCACAGCGTGACACTGCGCAGTCAGCAGCCAGCGCCGCGCGGGCCTGCCGCGCCGCTCGCGCCACTCGCTAACGTTCACTCTGCTCCGGACCCCGTCACAG TGGTAACTGACGAGGTGTTCACAATGAAGCTGGGCGGCGCAGCGCCGGCCGCCGCCGTGGCCCCCGGCGCCGGCGCGCCGgcctgcgcgcgcgccgtgcCCGGCCCGTGCCCGCGCATGTCAGCCATGATGGCCGTGCAACGATCCGTTCTCTACGTCTACGGTGGAATCCTAGAAAAAGATGAAAAACAATTCTACCTGTCTGATTTGTATAGTTTAG ACTTGCACAAGCTAAGCGAGTGGAAGACGCTCGCGCCGCAGCCGCCGCTGCCCGAATGGCTCGGCTCAGACTCAGACTCCGACTCGGACTCCGGCAGCGACTCCGACCAACACGATTCCTCCACTCAATCTGATCAAGATTAA